A stretch of the Erpetoichthys calabaricus chromosome 3, fErpCal1.3, whole genome shotgun sequence genome encodes the following:
- the LOC114649713 gene encoding G2/M phase-specific E3 ubiquitin-protein ligase-like, translated as MPLTTAINEHEVTRFNIMRRNVWDGTVRAMSRPNFTPKKRIDVKFTDDIGISEGAVDLGGPKREYFRLCLKYLKDYSGMFEGASGSKLLSCNSAALKENCYFFAGQLIAMSVVHGGQSPCFFSPILYKSLAKGPENTEAEVEDILDIDIRNQLIEIKTATSDTQLQVAISRASCILSLSGCFKKITLENKGAVTKDVAHWYVLQRTRTPFERFQEGLQSLGVLSALQQFPQQLQSLFIKLEKKLTAIEVEQLFKFRMSEEGSNRYEAELLVVGFWRDYLQDAEFCVDAVTLEEILIFATGSDSVPPLGFFPEPSLEFLHCKSKFPLANTCDCILRIPLTNNYTNFKNNMNFGIRNSPRVWKGLMKMMMYISNITH; from the exons ATGCCACTTACCACTGCAATAAATGAACATGAAGTTACTCGGTTCAATATAATGCGAAGAAATGTTTGGGATGGCACAGTGAGAGCAATGAGTAGACCAAACTTTACTCCAAAAAAAAGAATTGATGTAAAATTTACTGACGATATTGGCATTTCTGAAGGAGCAGTAGACCTTGGTGGTCCAAAACGTGAATATTTTCGCTTATGCCTGAAATATTTGAAAGATTACAGTGGAATGTTTGAGGGTGCTTCAGGGAGCAAACTTTTAAGTTGCAATTCAGCAG CATTAAAGGAAAATTGCTATTTTTTTGCGGGACAACTGATAGCAATGTCTGTTGTGCATGGGGGGCAATCACCATGCTTTTTCTCCCCAATTCTTTATAAATCCTTGGCCAAAGGTCCAGAAAATACTGAAGCAGAAGTTGAGGATATTCTTGATATTGATATTCGTAATCAACTTATAGAG ATAAAAACAGCTACATCAGACACACAATTGCAAGTGGCTATCAGTAGAGCATCCTGCATTTTAAGCCTTTCTGGGTGTTTCAAAAAAATCACCTTGGAAAATAAAGGAGCTGTTACCAAAGATGTGGCACATTGGTATGTGTTACAGAGAACAAGAACTCCATTTGAAAG atttcaAGAAGGACTGCAGAGCCTTGGAGTTCTTTCAGCATTGCAGCAGTTTCCACAGCAGCTTCAATCCCTTTTTATTAAATTGGAGAAAAAATTAACAGCTATTGAAGTTGAACAACTTTTCAAGTTTCGTATGTCAGAGGAAGGAAGCAACAGATATGAAGCTGAATTACTTGTAGTGGGATTTTGGAGAGACTATCTGCAAGATGCAGAAT tttGTGTTGATGCAGTGACACTGGAAGAAATACTTATTTTTGCAACAGGAAGTGATTCAGTTCCTCCTCTTGGTTTCTTTCCTGAGCCATCTTTGGAGTTCTTGCACTGCAAGTCAAAATTCCCTTTGGCGAATACCTGCGACTGCATACTTAGGATTCCTCTAACCAACAATTATActaactttaaaaacaatatgaatTTTGGCATTAGAAATTCCCCCAGGGTTTGGAAAGGCTTAATGAAAATGATGATGTATATTTCAAACATTACAcattaa